The Rugosibacter aromaticivorans region TCCTGCGTGCGGTCTGCGCTGGAAATAGCCCGATCCCACACCGCGTGGCGGCGTGCAAGATCAGCGGCGGCCAGCAGCGCGCGATCATTCATGTTGCGCAAACTCCAATTCCATTCACGCACGCCTTCAACCCGCATATTGAGGCGAAATAATTCCAGCGCGCGTTGCAACCCGGGGTGCGCTTCTCCGGCGGCAATTTCTTCGGGCGATGGCGGAGGCGCTTGTAATGGCAAGCGTACGGTCCATCCCATTTCTTCAGACGCCAGCTGGCCATAAAAATTGGGTTGCCCGGCAATGCGCAAGAATAGTGCATTGGCTTTTTCCGCCTGACCGAGTGTCGTTAATGCGCGCGCTTGCCAGTAAATCCATTCTGGTCGCTGTGCCCATTCAGCGGGCATGGCTGCAATGACGCGCTGCACGCGCCCCCAATCGTGCGCGCGCAAGGCGGCACGCACCTGCCAAGCTGTTTGCTCTTCATCAAGCGGTGTTTCTGCCGCCAGGTCATACCAGACCAATGCCTCAGGTAAATGACGTCCGGCGGCTAACCGTGCCAGTTGTCCCCAGGCATAGTGGGTATCTGCGGAGGGCAATTTTTCTTCGAGACTGCGTAACCGCGCAGCCGCCGCAAGCAAATCGTTTCGTGCCAGCGTTTGCAAGGCAAACAGAGCCATTTCCCGTCCGCGGCGGGTGGCGGCAAAAGATGGGGGTAAACGTTTGAAGTAACAATTAGGGTCCACCGCAATGGCTTCCAGGCTGCCGTGTTCAAAGCTTTGTTCAGGCCGAAGGTACGCCGCCGCCGTTCTGCCAGCGCCGACTTTTCCGGCAGCCAACATAAGCCGCACGCGCTGCCAGATTTCTTCTACTGTTAAATCGCCTGTCGCTACCAGTTGATCCACCAGCGGCATGCAAGCAGCGGGTAGTTCCTGCGATGAGAGCCAGAGCGTACGAACCTTTTGGGGTGTGCCTGCGGCCTGGGCGGCATAACAAGTTAGTGCGATATCGGGCTGGGAGAGCAAAGAAAACTCACGCTGAAAGCGAACCCAGTCTGATTTTTTGCCTAAAAAATGTAGCCAGTCATCCCGCAGTTTTTCAGCGAGATAGCTGCCCTCATGCGTCTGCAAAAAAGGGGCAATGCCGTTGTCATCGTCCTCGGCCAGTTGTTGTTGCAACTGCCAGTAGTCTGCCCAGGGGCGCAATACATAATCGACGGGCAACGCCGCCACGGCTTTCCCCAGACGCGCTGTATCGCCTGTTCGCACTGCATCGCGCGCGGCAAGAAACGCTGCATCGTTTATGGCAGAAAACATTGGCGCTGCGCCTGCCGTGCCACTGAGGGACAGCCCGAAGCACAGCCCCAGGCATAATTGTGCTATGCAAAAAATAGGGCGCTGTATCCGGGGTTGTTTGCCTGCCGATCGTTTCATGCCATTATTCAATTCGTGATTTAAATACATGCTTTTACCTTAACATGCCCCGCGATTTAGCGCCCGCCGAAGATACTGCCGATTTTTCCGCTTTTCGCGCGGCATTGCGCCGCGAAAAACTGGCCGCTCGCCTAGCGCTTGAACACACAGCCCACGCTGGACTTTCAGCGCGTATCGAAGCGCATTTAGAATCCTTCCTTCTCAATGTATCCGCCATGCAGCTTGAGAATACGTTAGCTTTCTGCGCGCCGACAAAAAACGAATTCGATGCCAGCCCGCTGGTTAGTCGCCTGATTCAGCGTATCTCGCAGTGTATCTGGCGCGCCGCCATGCCGGTAGTGATCGCACTCGATACGCCGATGATTTTTCGCGCGTGGACGCCGACAACACCGATGAGCAGCGACCGTTACGGCATCCCGATTCCCGCAGTGGGCGAAGAACTGGCGCCCAGCATTGTACTGCTGCCCATGGTCGCTTTCGACGGCGCAGGCTACCGGCTGGGTTACGGCGGCGGTTACTTCGACCGCACCTTGGCCGTTCAGGTTCCGCGTCCGTTGACTATCGGCGTGGGCTTTGAACTGGCCCGTGTGCCCAGCATCCGGCCGCAAGCGCATGATGTGCCGCTGGATGTTATTGTTACCGAAGCGGGGATAACACTTCCTCGCCGATAGTGCGGTTTTGATTGGCAATTTTGATTTATGATTTTTCGCATCCTACCGAGGAGCCCCACCAATGAATGCCAGCCTGCTTAATCGCATCACCAGCAAGCCCGGAAAATGTGGCGGCAAGCCGTGCATCCGCGGCATGCGCATTCGGGTCAGCGATATCCTTGAAATGATGGACGAAGGCGTGAGTATGGAAGCCTGACGGATTTCCCTGATCTTGAGCGCGAAGACATTCTTGCCAGTTTGCAATTTGCGGCTTGCCGCAGCGACATTGTTCGTATTGCTGCATGAAGTTTTGGGTAGCCGTCCAGTTGCCGCCCATGTTGGCGGCGTGAAATGTCTTGTCCACGGTAATAAGGAACTCCGCCGTCTTTAGTAAAACTCATCGCTGATGTGCATGTGGTTGCCATCTGACACGCTGGCAAATTCTGTTATTGGTTTTGCGCTAAGCAGGTCTAACTGCTTCGATGCTTGCAGATTGGTTTTTGAATAAAATAGGGAATCTAAACGCCAAGTCCTCTCCAAGTTCGATAGACGAATTTCGCTAACCTCCAGCTCTTCCAGCAACGTCCGGTAGCGGGCTTCATTGAAAGGGCTTAGCGAAAAAAACTTAATCGCTCCTTTTGGGCGAACTCTGTAAACGCTTCGG contains the following coding sequences:
- a CDS encoding lytic transglycosylase domain-containing protein; translated protein: MFSAINDAAFLAARDAVRTGDTARLGKAVAALPVDYVLRPWADYWQLQQQLAEDDDNGIAPFLQTHEGSYLAEKLRDDWLHFLGKKSDWVRFQREFSLLSQPDIALTCYAAQAAGTPQKVRTLWLSSQELPAACMPLVDQLVATGDLTVEEIWQRVRLMLAAGKVGAGRTAAAYLRPEQSFEHGSLEAIAVDPNCYFKRLPPSFAATRRGREMALFALQTLARNDLLAAAARLRSLEEKLPSADTHYAWGQLARLAAGRHLPEALVWYDLAAETPLDEEQTAWQVRAALRAHDWGRVQRVIAAMPAEWAQRPEWIYWQARALTTLGQAEKANALFLRIAGQPNFYGQLASEEMGWTVRLPLQAPPPSPEEIAAGEAHPGLQRALELFRLNMRVEGVREWNWSLRNMNDRALLAAADLARRHAVWDRAISSADRTQDAHNFSLRYLAPYYDQVTSETDAQGVDTAWVYGLMRQESRFVTQANSAVGAKGLMQVMPATARWVAKKIKLANFHPHQMSDIETNVRLGVSYLKLVLESLDKLPVLASAAYNAGPGRARRWRGDQPLEGAIYAETIPLTETRDYVKKVMSNTMYYHLLFNSTPQSLKARLGIVQPAGARDVVDTAVQDLP
- a CDS encoding DUF433 domain-containing protein, which gives rise to MNASLLNRITSKPGKCGGKPCIRGMRIRVSDILEMMDEGVSMEA
- a CDS encoding 5-formyltetrahydrofolate cyclo-ligase; protein product: MPRDLAPAEDTADFSAFRAALRREKLAARLALEHTAHAGLSARIEAHLESFLLNVSAMQLENTLAFCAPTKNEFDASPLVSRLIQRISQCIWRAAMPVVIALDTPMIFRAWTPTTPMSSDRYGIPIPAVGEELAPSIVLLPMVAFDGAGYRLGYGGGYFDRTLAVQVPRPLTIGVGFELARVPSIRPQAHDVPLDVIVTEAGITLPRR